One window of the Candidatus Chryseobacterium colombiense genome contains the following:
- a CDS encoding NUDIX hydrolase gives MIDKINIRVYACVVKNKKVLTLFEEYAGEALMKFPGGGLEYGEGVLECLHREFEEELNVKVEIVEHFYTQEDFLVSRFRENEQLLTIYYIVNIINEEDFLILDPCIEKTEWIDIDQPHNPFPLPIDKIVFDKLKEKFL, from the coding sequence ATGATAGATAAGATAAACATCAGAGTTTATGCTTGTGTTGTAAAAAACAAAAAAGTATTGACTTTGTTTGAAGAATATGCCGGTGAAGCTTTAATGAAATTTCCGGGAGGAGGACTGGAATATGGGGAAGGAGTTTTGGAATGCCTTCATCGTGAATTTGAAGAGGAGCTCAATGTAAAAGTCGAAATTGTAGAGCACTTTTATACTCAGGAAGATTTTTTAGTTTCGCGTTTTAGGGAAAACGAACAACTCCTTACTATATATTATATTGTAAATATTATTAACGAAGAAGATTTTCTTATTCTCGACCCTTGTATCGAAAAAACAGAATGGATTGACATCGATCAGCCTCATAATCCATTTCCTTTACCTATTGACAAAATTGTATTTGATAAATTAAAAGAAAAATTCCTGTAA
- the rpe gene encoding ribulose-phosphate 3-epimerase — protein sequence MKTKLIAPSLLSADFGNLQKDIEMLNNSQADWLHVDVMDGRFVPNISFGFPVMKTIQQHAKKFVDVHLMILEPEKYVEEFINHGADLVSVHYEACTHLHRTIHHIQSLGAKAGVVLNPSTPVLMLEDIIADVDLVLLMSVNPGFGGQKFIENTYKKIAETKDLILSNNSTALIEIDGGVNLDNAAKLFDAGADVLVAGNAVFSTENPEKTIELLKI from the coding sequence ATGAAAACGAAGCTTATTGCTCCTTCCCTTTTATCTGCAGACTTTGGGAATCTGCAAAAAGATATTGAAATGCTGAACAATTCTCAGGCAGACTGGCTTCACGTAGACGTGATGGACGGTAGATTTGTTCCTAACATCTCATTTGGTTTTCCGGTGATGAAAACGATTCAGCAGCATGCCAAAAAATTTGTAGATGTTCATTTAATGATTCTTGAGCCTGAAAAATATGTTGAAGAATTCATCAATCATGGTGCAGATTTAGTTTCTGTTCATTATGAAGCATGTACTCATCTTCACAGAACGATTCATCATATTCAAAGCTTAGGTGCAAAAGCGGGAGTTGTTTTAAATCCGTCTACTCCTGTTTTAATGCTTGAAGACATTATCGCTGATGTAGACCTGGTTTTATTAATGAGTGTAAACCCAGGATTCGGGGGACAGAAATTTATCGAAAATACTTACAAAAAAATTGCAGAAACTAAAGATTTGATTCTAAGCAACAACTCTACAGCTCTCATTGAGATTGACGGAGGAGTAAATCTTGACAATGCAGCAAAACTTTTCGACGCAGGAGCAGATGTTCTGGTTGCCGGTAATGCAGTATTCTCAACGGAAAATCCCGAAAAAACAATTGAGTTGCTAAAAATCTAA
- the nudK gene encoding GDP-mannose pyrophosphatase NudK translates to MQNPKIKIKNTEILSDNWYTLKKVTFSIKKKDGSEETQSREAYDRGNGAVILLYNTIQKTIILTRQFRLPTYINGNDDGMLIEACAGLLDNDHPEECIKRETEEETGYKISEVQKVFEAYMSPGSVTEILHFFIAEYSNEMKITDGGGLEEEGENIEVLELSFEEALRLIDKGGIKDAKTIMLIQYLRLKNIL, encoded by the coding sequence ATGCAAAATCCAAAAATAAAGATTAAAAACACAGAAATATTATCTGACAACTGGTATACTTTGAAAAAGGTAACCTTTAGCATTAAAAAGAAAGACGGCAGTGAAGAAACCCAAAGCAGAGAAGCCTATGACAGAGGAAACGGAGCCGTGATTCTACTCTATAATACCATTCAAAAAACAATTATACTCACCAGACAATTCCGTTTACCTACCTACATTAATGGCAATGATGACGGAATGCTGATTGAAGCCTGTGCAGGATTATTAGATAATGATCACCCTGAAGAATGCATAAAAAGGGAAACAGAGGAAGAAACCGGGTATAAAATATCTGAAGTACAAAAGGTATTTGAAGCCTATATGTCTCCAGGTTCAGTTACCGAAATTCTTCATTTCTTTATCGCTGAATATTCCAATGAAATGAAAATAACTGATGGAGGCGGCCTTGAAGAGGAAGGTGAAAATATTGAGGTTTTAGAACTTTCTTTTGAAGAAGCACTTCGCCTGATTGACAAAGGCGGCATTAAAGACGCAAAAACAATCATGTTAATTCAATATCTCCGTCTGAAAAATATTTTATAA
- a CDS encoding peptidylprolyl isomerase, with translation MNVDKETYEGLNDGLYANLQTTKGNLIVKFEDKKAPVTVANFIGLAEGKIDNKAKAKGVPYYDGTIFHRVIKDFMIQGGDPQGTGMGDPGYKFEDERNDLKHTGKGILSMANSGPNTNGSQFFITEVATPWLDGRHTIFGKVVKGEDVIDAIANVEKGAQDKPKTDIVLEKVSVFSKGDEYKNYDPAKTFNEGKAKIAEKNKEFVAKEEADKKRKEEEFKANQLKMVEDLKAGMQKTESGLYYKITKTTDGKAPKAGDNVSVHYAGKLVDGTEFDSSFKRNEPIEIPIGMGRVIKGWDEGILLLKEGETATLLIPPAMGYGERGAGGVIPPNAWLIFDVELVKVK, from the coding sequence ATGAACGTAGACAAAGAAACTTACGAAGGTCTTAATGACGGACTTTATGCCAATCTTCAAACAACAAAAGGAAACCTGATTGTAAAATTTGAAGATAAGAAAGCACCTGTAACTGTAGCGAACTTTATTGGTCTTGCAGAAGGTAAAATCGACAACAAAGCTAAAGCGAAAGGAGTTCCTTACTATGACGGAACTATTTTTCACAGAGTGATCAAGGATTTCATGATTCAGGGAGGAGATCCTCAAGGAACAGGAATGGGAGATCCAGGATATAAATTTGAAGACGAAAGAAACGACCTTAAGCATACAGGAAAAGGAATTCTTTCTATGGCGAATTCAGGACCGAATACTAACGGATCTCAATTCTTCATTACTGAAGTTGCTACACCCTGGTTAGATGGAAGACATACGATCTTTGGAAAAGTAGTAAAAGGTGAAGATGTAATCGATGCGATTGCCAACGTAGAAAAAGGAGCTCAGGATAAGCCTAAAACAGATATCGTTTTAGAAAAAGTTTCTGTTTTCAGCAAAGGTGATGAATACAAAAACTATGATCCGGCAAAAACTTTCAACGAAGGAAAAGCTAAAATTGCTGAGAAAAATAAGGAGTTCGTTGCTAAAGAAGAAGCTGATAAGAAAAGAAAAGAAGAAGAATTTAAAGCGAACCAGTTGAAAATGGTTGAAGATTTAAAAGCCGGAATGCAAAAAACAGAATCTGGTCTTTACTATAAAATCACAAAAACAACTGATGGAAAAGCTCCAAAAGCTGGGGATAATGTATCTGTACATTATGCAGGTAAATTGGTAGACGGAACCGAATTTGATTCTTCATTCAAGAGAAATGAGCCTATTGAAATTCCAATCGGAATGGGAAGAGTAATCAAAGGATGGGATGAAGGAATTCTTTTATTAAAAGAAGGTGAAACTGCTACTTTATTGATTCCTCCTGCAATGGGATATGGAGAAAGAGGAGCAGGAGGAGTAATTCCGCCAAATGCTTGGTTGATTTTTGATGTTGAGCTTGTAAAAGTAAAATAA
- a CDS encoding branched-chain amino acid aminotransferase, translating to MIIQKTENSRISTFDPNNFSFGNTFIDHMVICEYENGKWGDVKLVPYGPIPFTPAMMGVNYGQACFEGMKAYKDKDGQVFLFRPEKNFERINKSAKRLAMPEVTEEMFLDGLKALVDIDRDWIPQGEGMSLYIRPLIFATEEALKARVSDKYMFAIVATPAKMYYTEPVSVKISDHYSRAANGGVGSAKAAGNYAASFYPTQLAIEEGYDQIIWTDDATHEYFEESGTMNVFVRINDTIFTPPTSEKILDGVTRDSFIALAKKRGFEVKVEPIKVEDVVEAQRNGTLKEVWGVGTAVVTTVFQALGYKGEKLELPKLSSEESYAETLKNDLVSLQTNLSEDTFGWRVLVDHVLETV from the coding sequence ATGATAATTCAAAAAACTGAAAACTCCAGAATTTCTACATTCGACCCAAATAATTTTTCATTTGGAAATACTTTTATTGATCATATGGTGATTTGTGAGTATGAAAATGGGAAGTGGGGTGATGTGAAATTAGTTCCTTATGGTCCAATACCATTTACACCAGCAATGATGGGAGTAAATTACGGACAGGCTTGCTTTGAAGGTATGAAGGCCTACAAAGACAAAGATGGGCAGGTTTTCCTTTTCAGGCCTGAAAAGAATTTTGAACGTATCAATAAATCAGCGAAACGTCTTGCTATGCCCGAAGTAACGGAAGAAATGTTTTTGGATGGTTTGAAGGCTTTGGTAGATATAGACAGAGACTGGATTCCTCAGGGAGAAGGAATGTCTTTATACATACGACCATTGATTTTTGCTACGGAAGAAGCATTAAAAGCAAGAGTATCTGACAAATATATGTTTGCAATTGTAGCAACACCTGCTAAAATGTATTATACTGAGCCTGTTTCTGTGAAAATTTCTGATCATTATTCAAGAGCTGCAAATGGTGGAGTAGGTTCCGCTAAAGCTGCAGGTAATTACGCTGCATCTTTCTATCCGACTCAGTTGGCTATTGAAGAAGGATATGATCAAATTATCTGGACAGATGATGCTACTCATGAGTATTTCGAAGAAAGTGGAACAATGAATGTGTTTGTAAGAATTAATGATACTATTTTTACACCACCGACTTCTGAAAAGATCTTAGATGGTGTTACCAGAGATAGTTTCATTGCTTTGGCGAAGAAAAGAGGATTTGAAGTAAAAGTTGAACCAATTAAAGTAGAAGATGTTGTAGAAGCTCAGAGAAACGGAACATTGAAAGAAGTTTGGGGAGTTGGAACAGCAGTTGTAACTACCGTTTTCCAGGCTTTAGGATATAAAGGAGAAAAATTGGAATTACCAAAACTTTCTTCTGAAGAAAGCTATGCTGAAACTCTGAAAAATGATTTAGTGAGTTTACAGACAAACCTTTCTGAAGATACATTCGGATGGAGAGTACTGGTAGATCACGTATTGGAAACAGTATAA
- a CDS encoding M42 family peptidase, whose amino-acid sequence MKFEKKSLKFLEKYLNTASPTGFEHKGQEIWMDYIGQYVDKIEVDHYGTCYGIINPEAEFKVVIEAHADEISWYVNYITDDGLIYVIRNGGSDQTIAPSKVVHIHGEKGIVKGVFGWPAIHTRSANQNEPTPKIENIFIDCGAVSKKEVEDLGIYVGCMITYPDEFFEMNDRYFVCRALDNRIGGFMIAEVARLLKENKKTIPFGLYITNSVQEEVGLYGADMIADTIKPNIAIVTDVTHDTTTPMIEKKKEGDQKCGAGPVVFFAPSIHHTIRELIIDTAKTKKIPFQRAAASRATGTDTDAFAHSNGGVPSALISLPLRYMHTTVEMVSKEDVGNVIKLIYETLLKIQPEMKLKYH is encoded by the coding sequence ATGAAATTTGAAAAGAAATCTTTAAAGTTTTTAGAAAAATACTTAAATACAGCATCTCCGACTGGTTTTGAGCATAAAGGCCAAGAAATTTGGATGGATTATATAGGTCAATATGTCGATAAAATCGAAGTTGATCACTATGGTACCTGTTACGGAATTATCAATCCTGAAGCAGAGTTCAAAGTAGTGATAGAAGCACATGCAGATGAGATCTCATGGTATGTCAACTATATTACAGATGACGGATTGATCTATGTAATCCGAAACGGAGGTTCAGACCAGACAATCGCCCCCTCAAAAGTAGTTCATATCCATGGAGAAAAAGGTATTGTAAAAGGTGTTTTCGGTTGGCCGGCCATCCACACCAGAAGTGCAAATCAAAACGAGCCTACTCCTAAAATTGAAAATATCTTTATCGATTGCGGTGCTGTTTCCAAAAAAGAAGTTGAAGATTTAGGAATTTACGTAGGATGTATGATTACTTATCCTGATGAATTCTTTGAAATGAATGACAGGTATTTTGTCTGCCGTGCTTTAGACAACAGGATCGGAGGATTTATGATTGCCGAAGTAGCAAGACTTTTAAAGGAAAACAAAAAGACCATTCCATTCGGATTATATATTACCAACTCCGTTCAGGAAGAAGTAGGTTTATATGGTGCAGATATGATTGCAGATACTATCAAACCTAACATTGCCATTGTTACCGATGTTACTCATGATACAACCACTCCAATGATCGAAAAGAAAAAAGAAGGCGATCAGAAATGCGGAGCAGGTCCTGTTGTTTTCTTTGCTCCAAGCATTCACCACACCATCAGAGAACTGATTATTGATACGGCAAAAACAAAGAAAATTCCGTTCCAACGAGCTGCGGCAAGCAGAGCCACAGGAACAGACACCGATGCTTTTGCCCATTCTAACGGCGGTGTACCAAGTGCATTAATTTCCCTACCTTTGCGCTATATGCACACTACAGTAGAAATGGTTTCTAAAGAAGACGTAGGAAATGTAATAAAGCTTATTTACGAAACACTTCTTAAGATACAGCCGGAAATGAAACTGAAGTATCATTAA
- the mnmD gene encoding tRNA (5-methylaminomethyl-2-thiouridine)(34)-methyltransferase MnmD, translating to MKREVKTTNDGSKTLFINELNENYHSHHGALQEAEHVFIKNGLNLTNDYEINILELGFGTGLNVLVTINEYLKTDKNHIINYFSLEKYPINESEINDLAYFEHFDHPELKNIYQKIHLAEWEKSVEITKGFSLKKIQCDFFDLENIVLPKINLVYYDCFGARVQPDLWEKPLFEMVANKMQVNGLLTTYSSKGSVRRILQELNFKVEKKQGPPGKREMINAIKF from the coding sequence TTGAAAAGGGAAGTAAAAACGACAAACGACGGAAGCAAAACACTGTTTATCAATGAATTAAACGAAAATTACCATTCTCACCACGGCGCCCTACAGGAAGCCGAACATGTGTTTATTAAAAATGGACTAAATTTAACAAATGATTACGAAATTAATATTTTAGAACTAGGTTTTGGAACAGGTTTAAATGTTTTGGTGACAATTAATGAATATTTAAAAACTGACAAAAATCATATCATCAATTATTTTTCACTCGAAAAATACCCCATAAATGAATCCGAAATTAACGATTTGGCTTATTTTGAACATTTTGATCACCCGGAATTAAAAAATATTTATCAGAAAATTCATTTGGCAGAATGGGAAAAATCAGTTGAAATCACTAAAGGATTTAGTCTTAAAAAGATACAATGTGACTTTTTCGACCTGGAAAACATTGTGTTACCTAAAATAAACCTGGTATATTATGATTGTTTCGGAGCAAGAGTACAGCCGGATCTTTGGGAAAAACCCTTATTTGAAATGGTAGCCAACAAAATGCAGGTTAACGGACTTTTAACAACCTATTCTTCAAAAGGCAGCGTAAGAAGAATTCTACAGGAACTGAACTTTAAAGTAGAAAAGAAACAAGGTCCTCCGGGAAAAAGAGAAATGATTAATGCCATTAAATTCTAG
- a CDS encoding TIGR01777 family oxidoreductase, whose amino-acid sequence MKEIVLITGAGGLIAQELAKKIENNYEVRFLTRNKKRANEYEWNIKKGTIDESAFENISHIIHLAGANISEKRWTTERKKELISSRVDSAQLLLNTLKRKNIQLKSFISASGINYYGTITSEKIFTETDDPGNDFLSEVVILWERAADEFKQQNLAERVVKIRTAVVLSEKEGALKKMLPPIQYYIGSPLGTGKQYMPWIHINDICSIYEFALKNSHINGAYNANSPEHITNENLTKQIAKTIQKPLFMPNLPAFVLKLIFGELANALLEGSRASSQKIQDAGFRFEFPNLQNSLEDLLSKKV is encoded by the coding sequence ATGAAAGAAATAGTACTGATTACAGGAGCCGGCGGATTGATTGCCCAAGAGTTAGCAAAAAAAATTGAAAACAACTATGAGGTGAGATTCCTGACTCGCAATAAAAAACGGGCTAATGAATACGAGTGGAACATAAAAAAAGGAACCATTGATGAATCTGCATTTGAAAATATTTCTCATATTATTCATCTTGCAGGAGCCAATATTTCAGAAAAAAGATGGACAACCGAAAGGAAAAAAGAACTCATTTCCAGTCGTGTCGACTCGGCACAACTTCTTTTAAACACGCTGAAAAGAAAAAACATACAGCTTAAATCCTTTATTTCTGCCTCCGGAATCAATTATTACGGAACAATAACTTCTGAAAAAATATTTACAGAAACAGATGATCCCGGAAATGATTTTTTAAGTGAAGTTGTCATTCTATGGGAAAGAGCTGCAGACGAATTTAAACAACAGAATTTAGCTGAAAGGGTCGTAAAAATAAGAACCGCCGTTGTACTATCTGAAAAAGAAGGTGCCTTAAAAAAAATGCTTCCTCCTATCCAGTATTATATTGGCTCTCCTTTAGGAACAGGAAAACAATATATGCCATGGATTCACATTAATGACATTTGCTCTATTTATGAATTTGCCTTAAAAAATTCACATATAAATGGTGCTTACAACGCGAATTCTCCGGAGCATATAACTAATGAAAATTTAACAAAACAAATTGCTAAAACAATACAAAAACCTTTATTCATGCCCAATCTCCCTGCTTTTGTATTAAAGCTTATCTTTGGAGAATTGGCAAATGCCTTGTTAGAAGGCTCCAGAGCTTCTTCACAGAAGATTCAGGATGCAGGTTTTCGCTTCGAATTCCCTAATTTACAAAACAGTTTAGAAGATTTATTATCAAAAAAAGTATAA
- a CDS encoding DUF4294 domain-containing protein has protein sequence MNFNKIICLFLFFLGVSVFGQKDSLRYIPLSQYPPELLKVDEFGNKYYYDERQKAKFYEINGETVVVMDELTLLNKPKFNNQLDKNYYYFLNKKLYRVYPLFITALGQYRDIQKEMTNMDTKAKRKYVRDRQNMLADQYEKQLRDLTTTEGQVFAKLMNRATGKNVYEIIKELRGGWSAFWWNVKGKMADIDLKDQYNPHVNRTDEFLESLLQSNWNSGFLQPYPGAYQFKVGR, from the coding sequence ATGAATTTTAATAAAATTATTTGCCTTTTTCTTTTCTTTTTAGGGGTGAGTGTTTTCGGGCAAAAAGATTCTTTAAGGTACATACCTTTAAGTCAGTATCCTCCTGAATTGTTGAAAGTAGATGAATTTGGTAATAAATATTATTATGATGAACGGCAGAAAGCCAAGTTTTATGAAATAAATGGTGAAACCGTAGTTGTAATGGATGAGCTGACGTTATTGAACAAACCTAAGTTTAATAACCAATTAGATAAGAACTACTATTACTTCCTTAATAAAAAACTATATAGAGTTTATCCGTTATTTATAACCGCTTTGGGGCAGTATCGCGATATTCAGAAGGAGATGACTAATATGGATACTAAAGCGAAGAGAAAATATGTGAGAGACCGGCAGAATATGCTGGCTGATCAATACGAAAAACAATTAAGAGATTTAACGACAACAGAAGGACAGGTTTTTGCTAAGCTTATGAATAGAGCAACGGGTAAAAACGTCTATGAGATTATAAAAGAACTGAGAGGAGGATGGAGTGCATTTTGGTGGAATGTAAAAGGTAAAATGGCAGATATTGATCTAAAGGATCAGTATAATCCTCATGTGAACAGAACAGATGAGTTTTTAGAGTCTCTTTTGCAGTCTAATTGGAATTCGGGGTTTTTACAGCCTTATCCTGGTGCCTATCAGTTTAAAGTCGGCAGATAA